Genomic DNA from Anthonomus grandis grandis chromosome 2, icAntGran1.3, whole genome shotgun sequence:
CTTTAAAGACAACTTTAACGTAAACTGTTAAAATTAcactaaacataaataatatcattacttataaattacataatattgtcattgtaattaaatttagaaacagAATGTTGCTAAAACATTGATCACAACCTTGGTTTTTTCCTTGACATGTTACATTGTCATTTTTCAGTTTAAAGTGTCACCGtcttgttttaataaaaaaataacttactacCAATTAAGCActataccattaaaaaaaagaaccatTTCAgcaattatattgaaaaataatgcAATAGTCATAAATGAATTTCAGCGTGCAAGCTATGGCTttaagtttcattttatttctggGGTACCACAGCATTAAACCATCGACTAGTACAGAttctaaaatatcaaaaatagaagATAGAAAAACCGAATTTAGATATGATGGAGAAAGATCCGATTATATCATGACCAAATCATCGACAAGAAAGGTAAGTACGTACGGTCATAATATATCTGCAAATAATCATAAGTTAGATGGAAAACTATATGTAACCATCATGTATtgttttatacaaaattatgcagtaaataatattttatatatgtagaCATATTCCGAATCAATGTGTTTTGAGATGGGGTCGTGATTAAATACGAGGTATTTCATAATGGGCGAgacttgtttaatttttgttaaaggtGTCGCTGGGGGAGATTTATTTGGTGAAGCTACAAGAAAccgcaaaataaattattagtgaAGGGACCTTTAAGTCGAATCGTTCGAAATAAATAAGCGGGACTTTTATGAAgtataatacaaaatagaaGTTGAACTACAACGAAACTGGCACCTATTGCCCATAGTCAACCATTTAGCCTCGTTAGGTTTATGGATGATaggttaaagttttattattctatatctaaaatatgatataaacattttatataattagtaTATATTGTGCTAAAGCTTCAGTAGTTTATAGTCTTCAGGCAAAGACTATAAGCGACATCCACAAAATCAAAGTTAACCGGCCAAGATAGTTACATACCATAggcatataaataaataaataatccttATTTATATGTCTATGTTACATACCTACTTAagatttaagttaaatatttccaTTCAAATggtatttatcttatttatatgTATACACTTTTCGTCTACTTTTTTATACCGACTATATAAAACTAGGCCAGAATGTCTTATTGAGAAGTGAATACTAGGAAACCAATTGCTTAATAATTTATGCCCCATCATTAAATGCCGATTTGCGCGTTCGTTCACTTACAAAAACTGTcaggttttttaataaatataagccAGTTTTGGAGGATGTTTCAATGTTTTTAActaacaatttaatatattgtgcacttgcataatttaaatgggtatGGTAACACCGTTTGTTAAAAACATTAGTCGTAAAGCATTCTTCATGACTTATAAATAGGAATTAattaaacctataaaaacatcgtaattaaaaatgtttggcGTACACAAATCTGTGTAcgttattttaagaaaaattgtgtgtaataaaaagtgtacgtaatttttttttcagtaagtATGATCAATTCGGAAATTAAATAGCTGCCATAAAATATTATCaagaaactaataattttaaatagcgACCTTAGTTGGTCTTTAAGAAGCCAGCAGTTCTGAGAATTGAAAACATCTAATATTATCTCTAATTAGCAATTCAGTGGGCTGATTCTTCCATCATGGAAACCGCTGGCCCAGCTCTACCATTGTGTATACTTAATTAATTCTGAAGACTAGTTTAAGCTtcgtaattaatttatatttatttaaattttaatttttaattaacagtAAATCctttttatgattaaaacatttttggtgTGAAATCGAGTTTTTAAGAGCTAATATTTAGACTATTTCTTTTAGACAGCATCATAACTAATTGAAATGCTTCCTCATTTTACGAAATACCTcgtatattataattaaatttattaatttccctgttctttttatttataagaaaaaagaatCTACAACATtgtgtatcgttattgactatATCAATATACAcgtaaaattcattttataaattttaatttttggcttTATAATATCGGAAGTGGTTTCTTTGTATTTGTCATTGTATTTTTGTGATGATCAAGTCAAACCCGTAATACAACAAATAGACGCTGCATTTATGAGACTCTGAAATTTTTCTCTTTGCTATCTTGTCTCTTGTTATCTATATGTTGTCTGCTTGGTCTAGACttatcataagaaaaaaaaacattagtcGATGTAGTTCTATTAGTTGGCCTCCATAATATCCAAACCTCTCACCCTGGACTATTATTTGTGGGGCGGGTTTAGAAATGAGGTGTACTGGTGTACAAAGTGAAAGTTGACACTCGGGAGGCACTTAGAAAAGCAACATGAGTCATTCGTAGGCgaggaatatttatttaaagagttCTATAATAAAGTGTATCTGTTTAAAGAGttcaataattaaaactatGTTAAAGTAGAACATTTTGTTTACTTATAATTTGCTATATTATATTTGGTGAAGAGATGGCGTTGCGGTACTGACTGTACATACTCGAGCCGCTccgtaatatattttaaaaatttacattacaagtaccaaaaattatttttaaatagtgggAAGTGTAGTGCAAAGTACCCGATATCTGGTGTTACAGAAGTTTCTGTTTAGTATGCACACAAGTGGTGAAAATGATTGATTTAAACCGATGACCACGTTCAATCAAAAGATGGGTCTATCAACAACCGATCTAAGAGAAATAAAGTCTGTCATCATAAGTGTTTTTAACGAAAAATTTCTTCAGGAAATAGCTGACCAAGTAGTCCAAATCATCGGAACAAAATTCGAGGAAAGGAATGctgagcaaaataaaaaaattacagccCTTATAACTGAAGTAAGTAACCTCAAACAGGGCTACCagcaattaaaaatagaagTGAATTCACAAGAGCAAGCGTTGCGCAGTCTTAACGTACGAATATTTGGTGTCAAAGTGTATCAAGGTGAAGATCTACACAACACAATCCTCGACCTGGCCAACAAtagttgaaattaaatattcaacatTCCGACATAAAAAAATGTCACCGAATTGCATCGAAAAATGTAATCGATAAGCCGTCGTCTATATTGGTTAACTTTTCAAATGACGCGATCTGCGTAACTAACGGCGGCCATATACGTAACGGTTTACCTGTACGGTAGGTCTGCGCAGGTTACTCTGCAGATATTCCGGCACAGACAAAAGAGCACATATACGTTACGGTAAAAAGCGGAGGGATTCAGTTCAGTTCGAGATGGCGACCAATCAAGAAGACGACGCGATCGCTTTAGTCGGTTTAGTAGTGGCGACTAAATCTTTTcaaaaacaaggaaaaaaatgcaaaacctGGTGTAAGGACTGGCTTTTGAAAAGGAATGACTACACCCACATAAAATTACTACAAGAATTACGCTGTTCTGAACCAAGAGGTTGCTGTATTTATTTGCGGATGAAAGTCTACCAAAAATTATTGTCAATGGTAACTCCTTTGATACAAAAGAACAATACAGTTATGAGAGCTGCAATTTTCGCACATGAAAGATTGACAGCTACCCTAAGATTCCTTGCAACTGGCCAGTCATACGAATAGCTCAAGTATTCTACTATAATATCGCCCAAAGCTCTTGGTAAAATAATTCCAGAGTCATGTGAAGCTATATATAAAGTGCTACGAAAGAACTATTTTCAGGTACgtacaataacaaataaatataaattaaattaattttttttgctgtaaagatttttatttaatgcctccaacgaaaaaaatacatactAGCATCTAACTGCGAGAAATAGGTACCTACTATACTTGTCTGGCTCGTACAATCTGCCACTATTGACTGTGTAGCTTGTTAATTATAATTAGAAAATGGCGAGACATAAGGTGTGCTGGTGTATGAAGCGGTGCTGTTCCTGGGACTGCTCAGTGTAGGGTTCGAATACTCAGGATTATTATATGATCCGGCGCATCAAGCATGCCAATTTCCGCGTCAAATAATATATcattcatttttttctcaaccaTTAAACTCTGACGTTTATCCAGAGATCTGATTCTCATAGCAATGCTTTTACCAAAAAGGTCATAACAATCTCGGCTACAGGAAAGCCGAGACTTCTTGAAATGATCACGTACCAAAACTAAAACATCATTCGACAGTTCCTCATTTCTTTGACAGATCAGGTCTTGACGCAGGAAGTCGCCCGCATTCGTTGGAGTCATTATAGCGTCCATTTTCACTTGACCTTGCTTGTTTTGGACTAAATTCGTTTTTCTCTGTGGTTAATGTTACTTCATTCACGCAAGGTATTGGTGCTGGTTCCTCAAGCATCTCCTGcaacaaatatacatattattggACACAAATGCTCAAAATCGACATCatacaattttttgtataaCAATACAGCACTAATAGCAAGCAAATTTATTAACTTCAGCTTAAATAAGCATATAATGTACGTATAATGTATAACGAATTTAgcaaattataattataaatttagggAACACAAAAATCATGTTCTTTTTCAGTTTCCTGATTCTGCTGAAAAATGGGAAGGAGTTGCAGGAATGTTTTAGGAAAAATGATAATATGGTTCCCTCAGGTTATACCGGATCGTTCTACTTAAAGGCAGCATGGTACTGCTCGCTATAGTGGATCCTACATATCGGTTCCTCTTAGTGGATTTTGGAACTAATGGCCGAATTTCAGATGGAGGAGTTCTTTCAAATACCACATTTCATGACAGATTGATCAGTAATAATCTCAATATTCCAGAGCCTAGCGATGTCTCCGATAATTTCAAACAAATTTCCTACGTGTTTGTGGCCGATGACGCCTTTCCCCTAGCAACGAATATTATGAAGCCGTTTCGACAAGCTCAGCTAGACTCAACTTCTAAAGAGATTTTTAATTAGCAACTTTTTAGAGCAAGGCATATTGTGGAAAATGCGTTTGGAATACTTGCATTCAGATTTCGTATATTCCATACACAAATCAATTTAGAACCGAAAACCATATTAAAAGTAGTGATGGCAGCGTGTGTCTTGCATAATTTCTTAATGCAACAACAACCAATCACTTATTGCATCCAAATAATACATATCAGGAGAATTATGATGGGGAAGTTATATGCACCGGCTTGGATACCACCGAATCGAACATGATCGCATTGGAGTGTCAAAACCAGGGAAATTGGAATTCTCCCGTTAAACAGTTACGAGATAAATTCAGTTCCTATTTTATGCATGAAGGTAAACTTTCTTGACAGGAAAGTCgtattcttaaaaataagaagtgaaaaaatatgtatcatttgaaaaatatttaatgaattccagtattcttatttaattgattatttacaTTGTCACTTTCATCATCATCCAAATTTAAAACAGACGAACTAGGCATGTCTTGACCTCCCAAAAAATCGAATAAGTTTTAGTACCGCAGTTTCGGTACGTACAAATTGTCTGTTGATGCTCCAAACTTCTTTGACATATCATGTTTCTTCTTCTCTTTACGTACGTTACTTCTCAAATTGTTATTCGTTTTTACTACCGAGTTTCTTGTAGTATCGGGCTTCAACTGCTTTAACTTTGTCACCAATTTTTCGTATGCTGCATTTCTCTTGTCGCGATCATGATATTCCTTACTTTTTACTGGCCATAAATAGGgttcaaaattatatatttcaataaactgctctattactttattactcttcCGTCCTGATATTCTATCCATATAATTccacaaaaaacttaataaacaacGCAACGTAAACAGACGCACCCGCTCAACAAcaaactgaaaaataattgaCTGCGCAGGCATTCGATAAGCGGCACACACGCTCCGGAAAGCACAACTGCACAGGTCGAAAGATACGCCcttgtatgaagcttgtatggtgaaaatcggaatcgtatgtcggccatcttgcttggcaaaattgaccgggagctgacagacagttatTGACATTGACTGGTAGAACATCATTTgccattgtcataccatttgagtttgtttttcatttcaatgaaatgAGCGTGgattgagtttgctatttgttttaaggatgttattttaaattcgtgactttttttctaaatagttctctttcaatattgggagtaatgttttaattgatttgcagcaattcCCCGTTTCTCgtaagaaaatgtgattttatttattactattatgtttttgtattgtcaatctttagtctttaataaaatcaaattcactTGCtttcaagtttaattttttaagtatttaatttttaacttgattattataaatacatattacaaaatgtctggactagcattttctattcaacaattaagaattgatttaatatttttttgagtaggcgtttgctttagatattacgattaaatgataagattgtcacattaaatgaaatttgatttcccgccttgATTTGGACAAACTTTTCACCATTTTCgttggtccaattaggcacgtcaaactgtcaagttagttacaacagtttctgttgccaagcgagaggacgctagctgatttgtcagaagaatttctatcagtttgtatgcaaccaccacttctctatatatttctGTTCTGTGCTTCTACGGTAGCCTGTTCAGGGCTGGGGTTCTAAAATTACGATTCGACATTCGACGATTcgacgattcgacacgattacttgATATGACTggattctaaataaaatgttcaatcctgagtgtcttgcggattgcctagtttatAACGATTTATCAACGatacgcttgggtatatcgtatgcaccagacgatatagcttcttccttatttaatacatacaaaatatgtcaccatccttttttaaacgtatttgtttcattgacTGTTTACCTATAGTCATACCAGgctttcattagtatatcaagaagttTACTTAAACACAACTAATAGATCTAATTCGAcgctattttccacaaccttctgttaataatagaggcagaggaagtagagtCACCATTGAATGAGCAGTTTTAGTATGTTAAGATTTTATGCAACAGATTGTTACCAAAAAAGTATTGgagaagattttaaatttggaattagcaaAACTACTTAAAGTCATtgaatccataaaattactgaaattattgacaatcaccttgctgaccgattcattaatttttcaaatatgagAGATGAgagataaattaataaattaacatttatggagagatccaatttccctgatTTTATAGGTCCTtttgattgcacccatgttgacatattaaaaccaaaagtggatgaacacaacaagtttttgtgattttccatgaattcagttattattttccaatacgtagtggtggttttaaacgatatttctttattttaaggaaataatTTAGGCATATATTATATATGAGAATTTTTGAGAGAATGAGAGAATGAGAATTTTTAGTGTTTATCactagaaaagacaattgacgtttccatctgtcagatattagggaaaataacaaatatataccaagaaacctaaatgaaatcgaataaaacgagtttagccgacgattgaaatttagaaacACCATtctcgtcacgactgagtcgcgatcgcattcgaagtcgtgatcgtatcgagatcgagtcgtgattttagaatcccagccttTACGAAGTCCCGGTTGGCATTATTAAACGCGGTGAgtgaatttacaaaaaaagatgTGTACGTTCTTACATACGTACGACAACATATATGCGAAGTTTAAAGGCAGCCTGTATAGAATTAGTGATTAAACTGtctgcaataaaaaaacaaaataaaaatatccatgTTAAAAAATAGAACTTTTCAGTATTTTAAGTACATTTGTTTTGTAAAAGagaaacataatattttattttggtttagaTGTAGGGGTGTTGATAtctatttagttttaagttctTTCTGACTgattaatgatttttgaaattttatccAATATACATTTACACCCTGAtttgaattatatatttaatattacataaataatataaatgctACCTCTTTTTCTAATATGCGTTATGCAACAAGTAATATCATAttactttttcttatattatccCACCAtagtcaaattaattaatacattaactttatttttgcaGTCTCAAATAagttaacaaaaacaatatagaataaattcatttatttatttatttacatgtaTGTAAAGGCACTCTTAGTCAATCTGCTGTCAAAAGCAGGATATAGACTTTTGTGAAATGAGCGGATTTGGTTTGTTTTGGTTGGTGATATTACAAATTTTGGTTTATTactagtatatttttttctttttctattttttagtttaattgttttgtttcatttttattttgaaagtaTTTTAGCATTTAGGTTATGCTTAATCTTGGATGTTGCGGGGGTGGCGATGCGATGGGGGTGGGCATCAGGTAGGGAGCCTATTTAGGGTATTTGGATCATGGCTAATAACCATTACGGGCCGCAGGTGCCGAATGTCGATGAGGGTGTGGGATTGTGCCTATAAGATTTCTCGGAAAATTTGTCGGTGGgtcatttaaatattagatcCATAAATACGGGCTTTGACAAATTTTCATGCTACCTTTCTCAATATCCATTTGATTTCTTTTGCATTACGAAAATATGGCTTGATAACAGCGCATACACTAGATACTTTGATCTGCCAGGTTATAAATTTATAAGACAAGACAGGGAGGAACATGGTGGTGGAGTAGGGCTCTATGTAAAAAACTCTCTAAACGTTAGTATACTACCTTTAACATTTGATAGCTTCGAGGTTTCAGgaataacttttgaaataaGAGAAACATCGTTTGCGTTAATTACTATATATCGTCCTCCATCTAGTAGTATACCAAGATTTCTAGATAACCTGGAAGACTTACTTGGTTTAACTCTAAACTTTGATCATGTTATTATGACAGGCAATTTTaacattcattttttaaaagagcacGAATATTTAAATAGACTTTACCagttttcgaatattttaatttatatcaacGTATATCAGAGCCAACAAGGATAAATATGGCAACTGGAAACGCAAGTCTTATTGACTACATACTAAGCAGCGATAGTTTGATTTCTCTAAAGTCACTATCAGTGCTCATCTCAGATACCATATCAGaccataatataattttttagatttctaaATAAAGAGAGAATATAAAGACTATAGGAAAACATATTTCGTTTCGATATTATAACACAATAAACATCgcaaatttatataataatggGGAACTTATTCTCTGGCACGAGATGTACCGCATGACTgatattaatgaaaaagttgACTTTTTTAAGAGAAACAATTTGACAATCCTAAATAGGCATGCACCtattaaagctaaaaaaatcaaggaaaaaCCGTTTTGTCCTTGGataacacaaaatataaaaaattttaatgaaagttaGGGACCGTgcgcataaaaaatatttaaaaactaaatgtcCAGCGCATTTGCAGTATTAtagaaaatcaagaaattacACAAAACACGCAAtcgttaaagaaaaaaatatttttttaagcaactgTCAGATAAAAAGGAAATGAGTTTTGGAGAGTAGACAAACTTTAtctaacaagaaataaaaatcaaaattctttaCCAACTAATCTATTAAATCCAACcgaaattcataaattttttaatagtattaatgCCCTTCCGGATACAGTAAGTAGAGAAGCAATAgattaaaaaaagcaataatcaAACCTATTGTAAAAAATTCAGTACCTAAAGAATACAAGGATTTAAGACCAATCAGTACATTGCCTGCAGTGTCCAAAGTGTTTGAAGAACATATTTATAACCAGATTTCTAATTTTGTTGAAGCTTATAATTTAATATCCGATTACCAGTGAGGATTTAGAAAGAATTTTAGCAAGTCAACATGCATGAAGAGTTGCATGTTTGAAGAACATATTTATAACCAGATTTCTAATTTTATTGAAGCTTATAATTTAATACCCGATTACCAGTGAGGATTTAGAAAGAATTTTAGCAAGTCAACATgcttagttaaaatattaaatgacatAAGAGTAAATAAAGAGCAAAATCAAGTGACATGTGTGGCCCTGCTCGACTTCAATAAACCTTTCGACACATTTAACCACGAAATCTTGTTGGCCAAACTAAGGTATTTTGGAATCTCCGAATATAGTATTAACTTCTTTAAAGAATATCTATATAATTGTGAAAGTTGTGTTATGACAGTCTAACAGTTACAAAAACAATGGTCAGAGCTTAGGCAATCAAATCAAGGCGTACCTCAGGGTTCTATATTATCACCCCTACTTTTTTAACTCTACGTGGCAGGCATGTATAAAGCTGTAAAACATTCCACATTACAGCAGTATGCTGACGACTCACAACTGCATATTCCTGTTTCTATTGAAGATATGAATTCATTTCAACATAAGTTTAAGTTCGATTTAACGAATCTAGAAAACTACGTAAAAAATCACaacctcaaattaaatgctgaaaaatctaaaattcttttgTTGTGTTAATGTGTAATAAAAGTTAGTTAGTTAATGTGTTAttgtgtaaataataatttaaggcaaaattttgaaaatcgtataaatattcatataaaaacACTCCAGTTCCAATTGTCCCAGAGACAAAAAATTAGAGTATTATATTTGACAATTCTCTCTCTTTTGAACCCCatgtaaaaaacaaacttaaagcAGGCTATTTACGCCTGAAAaatctttttagatttaaacaGAACCTgtccacaaaacaaaaatatttactttgtgtATGccttgttttatctttgttcgATTACGGTGATGTGGTATATGGTGGCTCTTTACGTTCAAGTACCAAAAACGCAATTCGCAAGattcaaaattcctgtatgcGATTTGTTTATAATATCCTATATAGAAAACATATAACGCCATATCCTAATgacaaagatttattaaatatgacaaatagaCGAAAGCATCatatgtttaactttatttatcgGATTATAAAGGAAGACCAACCGGCAAACTTGCGAGgtgaatttttggattttgagcATGAACACATAACGCGAaacaatgatatttttgttgtgcCGCGCCATAGAACCGCATCATTTCAGCGCT
This window encodes:
- the LOC126750179 gene encoding coagulation factor IX-like isoform X2; translation: MNFSVQAMALSFILFLGYHSIKPSTSTDSKISKIEDRKTEFRYDGERSDYIMTKSSTRKKLEIDSRIIGGREVSAHTFPYVASLYIYNFDDKAVFCGGSLISLRLVLTAAHCPDG